From a region of the Geothrix sp. 21YS21S-2 genome:
- a CDS encoding SDR family NAD(P)-dependent oxidoreductase yields MSEMTEDFIKNLFNLEGKVAIVTGGAGALGESICEGLAAYGADIVVTGRTLKTLDEAVARIEKYGRKAVAIPCDVSREEDVVRMVATVMEKFGKIDILFTVAGIAKRYAAEDFPVEEFDQVMNINVRGTFLACKHVGRVMKEQKSGKIVTISSVRGFAGHPGGYVAYGPSKAAVDGMTKQLSTEWAKYGITVNAIAPTIFWTPLTQQVLQDEKLKKIFLDRIPLGRAAMPADMVGISVYFASAASDFISGQILYVDGGLTAG; encoded by the coding sequence ATGAGCGAAATGACCGAGGATTTCATCAAGAACCTGTTCAACCTCGAGGGCAAGGTCGCCATCGTCACCGGCGGCGCCGGGGCCCTGGGCGAGAGCATCTGCGAAGGCCTGGCCGCCTACGGCGCCGACATCGTCGTCACGGGACGCACCCTCAAGACCCTCGACGAGGCCGTGGCCAGGATCGAGAAGTACGGCCGCAAGGCCGTGGCCATCCCCTGCGACGTTTCGAGGGAGGAGGACGTCGTCCGGATGGTCGCCACCGTCATGGAGAAGTTCGGGAAGATCGACATCCTGTTCACCGTCGCCGGCATCGCCAAGCGCTACGCGGCCGAGGACTTCCCGGTCGAGGAGTTCGACCAGGTCATGAACATCAATGTCCGCGGCACCTTCCTGGCCTGCAAGCATGTGGGCCGGGTCATGAAGGAACAGAAGTCCGGCAAGATCGTCACCATCTCCTCCGTGCGCGGGTTCGCGGGCCACCCCGGCGGCTACGTCGCCTACGGCCCCTCCAAGGCGGCGGTGGACGGCATGACCAAGCAATTGAGCACCGAATGGGCGAAGTACGGCATCACCGTCAACGCCATCGCCCCCACCATCTTCTGGACCCCCCTCACCCAGCAGGTCCTGCAGGACGAGAAGCTCAAGAAGATCTTCCTGGACCGCATCCCCCTCGGCCGCGCCGCCATGCCCGCGGACATGGTGGGCATCTCCGTCTACTTCGCCTCGGCGGCCTCGGACTTCATCAGCGGCCAGATCCTCTACGTGGACGGCGGGCTCACCGCGGGCTGA
- a CDS encoding cupin domain-containing protein, translating to MKKRELKDCTSYDPPRHFKMAALRLQGKEESGCEKFWMGLSHFLPGGGAEFEATPAEKIYFVVEGEVVVTTGNGEKIVLRRTDSIRIGPDEGRSILNESNLPASMLVVINYPA from the coding sequence ATGAAAAAGCGCGAACTCAAGGACTGCACGTCCTACGATCCCCCCAGGCACTTCAAGATGGCCGCCCTGCGCCTGCAGGGCAAGGAGGAGTCCGGCTGCGAGAAGTTCTGGATGGGCCTGTCCCACTTCCTCCCCGGCGGAGGCGCCGAGTTCGAGGCCACCCCGGCCGAGAAGATCTACTTCGTGGTCGAGGGCGAGGTCGTCGTCACCACCGGCAACGGCGAGAAGATCGTCCTGCGCAGGACCGACTCCATCCGCATCGGACCCGACGAGGGCCGGTCGATCCTGAACGAGTCCAACCTGCCGGCTTCCATGCTGGTCGTCATCAACTACCCCGCCTGA
- a CDS encoding 3-oxoacid CoA-transferase subunit B produces MSELNEKDLIASRVARELEDGFVVNLGIGLPTLVANFVPEGIHITLQAENGLLGMGALCAPGEEDPDVINAGNQFVTYGKGAAFFDSAMSFAMIRGGHVNMTVLGALQVDEQGNIASHMVPGRMVPGMGGAMDLVAGARKVIVAMLHTSKGAHKILKSCTLPLTAKAKVNLIVTEKAVLEVTPAGLLLKEIMPGSSLEDVVASTGADLILADHLT; encoded by the coding sequence GTGAGCGAGCTCAACGAGAAGGACCTCATCGCCAGCCGCGTGGCCCGGGAACTGGAGGACGGCTTCGTCGTCAACCTGGGCATCGGCCTGCCAACCCTGGTGGCCAACTTCGTGCCCGAGGGGATCCACATCACCCTCCAGGCCGAGAACGGGCTGCTGGGCATGGGCGCCCTCTGCGCCCCCGGCGAGGAGGACCCGGACGTCATCAACGCCGGCAACCAGTTCGTGACCTACGGCAAGGGCGCGGCCTTCTTCGACAGCGCCATGTCCTTCGCCATGATCCGTGGCGGGCACGTGAACATGACGGTCCTGGGCGCGCTCCAGGTGGACGAGCAGGGCAACATCGCCAGCCACATGGTGCCCGGCAGGATGGTGCCCGGCATGGGCGGCGCCATGGACCTGGTGGCCGGGGCCCGCAAGGTGATCGTGGCCATGCTGCACACCTCCAAGGGCGCCCACAAGATCCTCAAGAGCTGCACCCTGCCGCTCACCGCCAAGGCCAAGGTCAACCTCATCGTCACGGAGAAGGCGGTGCTCGAGGTCACACCCGCGGGCCTGCTCCTCAAGGAAATCATGCCGGGCTCCTCCCTCGAGGACGTCGTGGCCAGCACGGGCGCGGACCTCATCCTCGCCGATCACCTCACGTAG
- a CDS encoding CoA transferase subunit A produces the protein MNKVIPLEQAVALVKEGATVMINGFMAVKTPETLIDGLVAQGTGSLTVISNDASVQGKGVGKLLSAGLIRKLVASHIGLNPEAATRMHAGNLEVELIPQGTLAERIRCGGSGLGGVLTPTGVGTSVEEGKEKLVVDGREYLLEKPLRADVTLLRGSVVDTLGNVYYRGTTKNFSIVMAMAADLVIAEAEKLVEPGDLDPDLVMTPSLFVDHIVVAGGAL, from the coding sequence GTGAACAAAGTCATACCCCTAGAGCAGGCGGTGGCCCTGGTGAAGGAAGGCGCCACCGTGATGATCAACGGCTTCATGGCCGTCAAGACGCCCGAGACCCTCATCGACGGCCTGGTGGCCCAGGGCACCGGCTCCCTCACGGTCATCTCCAACGACGCCTCGGTCCAGGGCAAGGGCGTCGGCAAGCTGCTTTCCGCGGGCCTGATCCGCAAGCTGGTGGCCTCCCACATCGGGCTGAACCCCGAAGCCGCCACCCGCATGCACGCCGGCAATCTGGAAGTCGAACTGATCCCCCAGGGCACCCTGGCCGAGCGCATCCGCTGCGGCGGCTCCGGGCTGGGCGGCGTCCTGACGCCCACCGGGGTCGGCACCTCCGTGGAGGAGGGCAAGGAGAAGCTCGTGGTGGACGGCCGGGAGTACCTCCTGGAGAAGCCCCTGCGCGCGGACGTCACCCTCCTGCGGGGCTCGGTGGTGGACACCCTGGGCAACGTGTACTACCGGGGCACCACCAAGAACTTCAGCATCGTGATGGCCATGGCGGCCGACCTGGTCATCGCCGAGGCCGAGAAGCTCGTGGAGCCCGGCGACCTGGACCCGGACCTTGTGATGACCCCCAGCCTCTTCGTGGACCACATCGTCGTCGCCGGAGGTGCCCTGTGA
- a CDS encoding sigma-54-dependent Fis family transcriptional regulator: MPLEMSPKDLHTRGGLFDEILEKAFDGAIVLDANGIVLHNTKKSAHVGGTTQADSIGRHVSHVDAVSPFAEVLATGKAQLGILVVLNGRKCMTDVHPVIWKGEIIGAVGALLFHSMNRLKKIIASLNDNQDADSARIYNAVARIDANYTFSDFIGESAATQKLITHCRNVARKKVNPILILGETGTGKEILASGFHSEHLDSTFSPFVKINCTAIPNDLLESELFGHEKGAFTGAVSTKKGKFELASGGSILLDEIGDMDLRLQSKLLRVLEEGEYEHIGGTRILPLNARIIASTNHELKESCRTGKFRPDLYYRLSTAEIRVPPLRARREDIPLLVRHLIDRAHLSMSFTSGAMEVLMGYHWPGNVRELRNVLRWLSFLDSERDISPEDVIQVLADPMDTGIHIQGDALRVPSLGGAERAALLEALESNQFNLSMAAKRLGVSRTTLYSKIRKHGIQIRKSPV; encoded by the coding sequence ATGCCACTTGAAATGAGCCCGAAGGACCTGCACACGCGAGGCGGCCTGTTCGACGAGATCCTGGAGAAGGCCTTCGACGGGGCCATCGTCCTGGACGCCAACGGCATCGTCCTCCACAACACCAAGAAGTCCGCCCACGTGGGCGGGACGACCCAGGCGGACTCCATCGGAAGGCACGTCAGCCACGTGGACGCCGTCTCCCCCTTCGCGGAGGTGCTGGCCACGGGCAAGGCGCAGCTGGGCATCCTGGTGGTGCTCAACGGACGCAAGTGCATGACCGACGTGCACCCGGTCATCTGGAAGGGCGAGATCATCGGCGCCGTGGGGGCGCTGCTGTTCCACAGCATGAACCGCCTGAAGAAGATCATCGCCAGCCTCAACGACAACCAGGACGCCGACAGCGCCCGCATCTACAACGCCGTGGCCCGCATCGACGCCAACTACACCTTCAGCGACTTCATCGGGGAGAGCGCGGCCACCCAGAAGCTCATCACCCACTGCCGCAACGTGGCCCGCAAGAAGGTGAACCCCATCCTGATCCTGGGCGAGACCGGCACGGGAAAGGAGATCCTGGCCAGCGGCTTCCACTCCGAGCACCTGGACTCCACCTTCAGCCCCTTCGTGAAGATCAACTGCACCGCCATCCCCAACGACCTGCTGGAGTCCGAGCTGTTCGGCCACGAGAAGGGGGCCTTCACGGGCGCGGTGAGCACCAAGAAGGGCAAGTTCGAACTGGCCTCGGGCGGCTCCATCCTGCTGGACGAGATCGGCGACATGGACCTGCGCCTCCAGTCCAAGCTGCTGCGCGTCCTGGAGGAGGGGGAGTACGAGCACATCGGCGGCACCAGGATCCTGCCGCTGAACGCCCGCATCATCGCCTCCACCAACCACGAGCTCAAGGAGAGCTGCCGCACCGGCAAATTCCGGCCCGACCTCTACTACCGCCTCAGCACCGCCGAGATCCGCGTTCCGCCCCTTCGGGCCCGACGGGAGGACATCCCCCTCCTGGTGCGCCACCTGATCGACAGGGCCCACCTCTCCATGTCCTTCACGTCGGGGGCCATGGAGGTCCTCATGGGCTACCACTGGCCCGGCAACGTGCGCGAGCTGCGCAACGTCCTCCGGTGGCTCAGCTTCCTGGACTCCGAGCGGGACATCTCGCCCGAGGACGTCATCCAGGTGCTGGCCGACCCCATGGACACCGGCATCCACATCCAGGGCGACGCGTTGCGCGTCCCCTCCCTGGGGGGCGCCGAGCGCGCCGCCCTGCTGGAGGCCCTGGAGAGCAACCAGTTCAACCTCTCCATGGCCGCCAAGCGCCTGGGCGTGAGCCGGACGACGCTCTACAGCAAGATCCGCAAGCACGGCATCCAGATCCGGAAGAGCCCGGTCTAG
- a CDS encoding DMT family transporter translates to MTGAAAPSRSTLWAVLLLAVLPLVFGYNWVVMKRVLDHVGPFEFAALRFILGAAVLFAVLAARRQPLALPHPGPVILVGLFQYTANIGLVLWALRGGPIGRAALLNYAMPLWVVLMAWPLLKERPTRPQWMALGAASMGITLLFVSRGIQGRTHAALLALLSGICWACATVLSKHLLSRLKMDPLLLTAWQMLAGGLVLAAVALLFPGRPTQWAAPYFIFALAWEVLPATAMAWFLWNVLLKRVDASVAGIVVLSAPLVGILSAAIELREIPRGLEALGMVLIVLSLVFVGPLAVRQVRSS, encoded by the coding sequence ATGACCGGAGCCGCCGCACCTTCCCGATCCACCCTATGGGCCGTGCTGCTCCTTGCCGTTCTGCCGCTCGTGTTCGGCTACAACTGGGTGGTGATGAAGCGGGTGCTGGACCATGTGGGCCCCTTCGAATTCGCCGCCCTGCGCTTCATCCTGGGCGCGGCGGTCCTCTTCGCCGTGCTGGCCGCGCGCAGGCAGCCCCTGGCCCTGCCCCACCCGGGCCCGGTGATCCTCGTGGGGCTCTTCCAGTACACCGCCAACATCGGCCTGGTGCTCTGGGCCCTGCGGGGCGGTCCCATCGGGCGCGCCGCCCTCCTGAACTACGCCATGCCCCTCTGGGTCGTCCTCATGGCCTGGCCCCTGCTGAAGGAGAGGCCCACCCGGCCCCAGTGGATGGCCCTGGGCGCGGCATCCATGGGCATCACCCTCCTGTTCGTGTCCCGGGGCATCCAGGGGCGCACCCACGCGGCCCTGCTGGCCCTGCTCTCGGGCATCTGCTGGGCCTGCGCCACGGTGCTCTCCAAGCACCTCCTTTCCCGGCTCAAGATGGATCCCCTGCTGCTCACGGCCTGGCAGATGCTGGCCGGCGGCCTCGTCCTGGCCGCGGTGGCCCTGCTCTTCCCCGGCAGGCCCACCCAGTGGGCCGCCCCCTACTTCATCTTCGCCCTGGCCTGGGAGGTGCTCCCGGCCACGGCCATGGCCTGGTTCCTCTGGAACGTCCTGCTCAAGCGCGTGGACGCGAGCGTCGCCGGCATCGTGGTCCTGTCGGCGCCGCTGGTGGGCATCCTGAGCGCGGCCATCGAGCTGCGGGAGATCCCCCGGGGACTCGAGGCCCTGGGCATGGTGCTGATCGTGCTGTCCCTGGTGTTCGTGGGGCCCCTGGCGGTAAGGCAGGTGCGTTCGAGCTAG
- a CDS encoding Rrf2 family transcriptional regulator gives MVFSKPTGYALRALAVLPVEGPYVRARDIAREVGVPAPYLAKILYTLATRGLIDSARGPGGGVRLARPARLITLGEVAEAFFEETPAEPCCLLGLDACGHRDNPCALRRAWNALQAEKAHALARVTIEDLQARNGTRIARPGSPARRRFGRILPVETVA, from the coding sequence ATGGTTTTCTCCAAGCCCACCGGATATGCGCTTCGGGCCCTTGCGGTCCTGCCCGTGGAGGGCCCCTACGTGAGGGCCCGCGACATCGCGCGCGAAGTGGGCGTTCCGGCGCCGTACCTGGCCAAGATCCTCTACACGCTGGCCACCCGGGGCCTGATCGACTCCGCCCGCGGTCCCGGGGGCGGCGTGCGCCTGGCCCGGCCGGCCCGCCTCATCACGCTGGGAGAGGTCGCCGAGGCGTTCTTCGAGGAGACCCCGGCCGAACCGTGCTGCCTCCTGGGCCTGGACGCGTGCGGCCACCGCGACAACCCGTGCGCCCTGCGCAGGGCCTGGAACGCCCTCCAGGCGGAGAAGGCCCACGCCCTGGCCCGGGTGACCATCGAGGATCTCCAGGCCCGGAACGGGACCCGCATCGCCCGGCCGGGTTCTCCGGCCCGCCGGCGATTCGGGCGCATCCTTCCGGTGGAGACGGTAGCCTGA
- a CDS encoding PAS domain-containing sensor histidine kinase, translated as MTHAEEPTLKATLELVQELRLRQATLEAQNEVFRRAEADLNTARARYIECYDLAPVCYLILDAKGRVLEANLTSAALLGVLRSTLILQPITRFILEPDQDLYERQRIQALRDGQSGPFEIRMRRPDGSNFWAHMTTIGALDEEGAQVWRVVVLDISDQKRSETLLLRSETDLKESQGLAHIAGWEWDAARDEMNWSEEFAHILGLPPGRTSMTREESLLLYVPSAGEALDALSTRSMLTGEPYEIILEVAAPATGTRWVLGRGEVHRDASGAIQGLRGTLQDITERKRAETEGARLQDQLLQANRMESLGSLAGGVAHDMNNVLAAILSLATVHLEIQAPGSPVHQAFEIISQAATRGGAMMKRLLGFARTSPVEVLDLDMNALVRGEIALLERTTLYRVTLAMDLAEGLRPIRGDPAALSNALMNLCVNAVDAMPGSGTLTLRTRNLGLDWIEVRVSDTGTGMPKEILAKALDPYFTTKDVGKGTGLGLPLAYSTVRAHGGELEILSRPGVGTRVKMRFPASNLAAPIPVPGASPAPGPDAPSMAILLVDDDELVRASAGTILEFLGHTARVAPSGEKALAEIGAGFRPDLVILDMNMPGLGGSGTLPRLRALLPQVPVLLATGRADQAALELILAHPQVTLLSKPYSFDDLRTRLKAASNHLES; from the coding sequence ATGACGCATGCGGAGGAACCCACCCTCAAGGCGACCCTGGAACTCGTTCAGGAGCTTCGGCTCCGCCAGGCGACCCTCGAGGCGCAGAACGAGGTCTTCCGCAGGGCCGAGGCCGACCTCAACACGGCCCGCGCCCGCTACATCGAGTGCTACGACCTGGCCCCCGTGTGCTACCTGATCCTCGACGCGAAGGGGCGGGTCCTGGAGGCCAACCTGACCTCGGCGGCCCTTCTGGGCGTCCTGCGCAGCACCCTGATCCTCCAGCCCATAACCCGTTTCATTCTCGAACCGGACCAGGACCTCTATGAAAGACAGAGGATCCAGGCGCTGAGGGACGGGCAGTCCGGACCCTTCGAGATCCGGATGAGGCGCCCCGACGGCTCGAACTTCTGGGCCCACATGACCACCATCGGGGCCCTGGACGAGGAAGGTGCCCAGGTGTGGCGCGTGGTGGTCCTGGACATCTCCGACCAGAAGCGCAGCGAGACCCTCCTTCTGAGGAGCGAGACCGACCTGAAGGAATCCCAGGGCCTCGCGCACATCGCGGGGTGGGAGTGGGACGCCGCCAGGGACGAGATGAACTGGTCCGAGGAGTTCGCCCACATTCTCGGCCTCCCCCCGGGGCGGACGTCCATGACCCGGGAGGAGAGCCTCCTGCTCTACGTCCCCTCGGCGGGTGAAGCCCTCGACGCCCTCTCGACCCGTTCGATGCTGACCGGGGAGCCCTACGAGATCATCCTCGAGGTCGCCGCCCCCGCCACCGGGACCCGCTGGGTCCTGGGCCGAGGCGAGGTCCACCGGGATGCGTCCGGCGCCATCCAGGGCCTGCGCGGCACGCTCCAGGACATCACCGAACGCAAGCGGGCCGAAACCGAAGGGGCCCGCCTTCAGGACCAGCTGCTGCAGGCCAACCGCATGGAGAGCCTGGGCAGCCTCGCCGGGGGCGTCGCCCACGACATGAACAACGTCCTTGCCGCCATCCTCAGCCTGGCCACCGTGCACCTGGAGATCCAGGCCCCCGGCAGCCCCGTGCACCAGGCCTTCGAGATCATCTCCCAGGCCGCCACGAGGGGTGGAGCCATGATGAAGCGCCTCCTGGGCTTCGCGCGCACCAGCCCGGTCGAGGTGCTGGACCTGGACATGAACGCCCTGGTGCGCGGAGAGATCGCCCTCCTGGAGCGCACGACCCTGTACAGGGTCACCCTCGCGATGGACCTCGCGGAGGGACTCCGGCCCATCCGCGGGGATCCCGCCGCCCTGAGCAACGCCCTGATGAACCTCTGCGTCAACGCCGTGGACGCCATGCCCGGCAGCGGCACCCTCACGCTGCGCACCCGCAACCTCGGTCTGGACTGGATCGAGGTCCGGGTCTCGGATACGGGCACCGGCATGCCCAAGGAGATCCTCGCCAAGGCCCTCGACCCCTACTTCACCACCAAGGACGTGGGCAAGGGCACCGGGCTGGGCCTGCCCCTGGCCTACAGCACCGTCCGCGCCCACGGAGGCGAACTGGAGATCCTCAGCAGGCCCGGCGTCGGGACGCGGGTGAAGATGCGGTTCCCCGCCAGCAACCTGGCCGCCCCGATCCCCGTTCCCGGGGCTTCGCCGGCGCCCGGGCCGGACGCGCCGTCCATGGCCATCCTTCTCGTGGACGACGACGAGCTCGTGCGCGCCTCCGCGGGCACCATCCTGGAATTCCTGGGCCACACCGCGAGGGTCGCCCCCAGCGGCGAGAAGGCCCTGGCCGAGATCGGGGCCGGCTTCCGGCCCGACCTCGTGATCCTGGACATGAACATGCCCGGACTGGGCGGCTCCGGCACCCTGCCCCGCCTGCGGGCGCTGCTGCCGCAGGTTCCGGTGCTGCTGGCCACCGGAAGGGCTGACCAGGCCGCCCTGGAGCTCATCCTCGCCCATCCGCAGGTGACGCTCCTCTCAAAGCCCTACAGCTTCGACGACCTCAGGACGCGGCTGAAGGCGGCTTCGAATCACCTCGAATCCTGA
- a CDS encoding response regulator, translated as MKPSDILLGRILIVDDLEANVILLEEMLKGAGYTSVSSTRDPSRVCELHLLNRYDLILLDLLMPGMDGFQVMENLATIETEGYLPVLVVTAQSGHKLRALQAGARDFVSKPFDLAEVLIRVHNLLEVRLLQREARELCERIQTQKDVSGHLLAALLPPGVPAAPAGGPEAAIRERIAEVTMLFANLQAFTAFAEGAGGKVLKAVLDGVSSDFDQACPPAPGLPGPRADRAMAATGDARELVEAVGRFNGHNPYRLALRMGLDAAPT; from the coding sequence ATGAAACCTTCGGACATCCTCCTCGGCAGGATCCTCATCGTTGACGACCTGGAAGCCAACGTCATCCTGCTGGAGGAGATGCTCAAGGGCGCGGGCTACACGTCGGTAAGCTCCACAAGGGATCCCTCCCGGGTCTGCGAACTCCACCTCCTGAACCGCTACGACCTGATCCTCCTGGATCTCCTGATGCCGGGCATGGACGGTTTCCAGGTCATGGAGAACCTCGCGACCATCGAGACGGAGGGCTACCTTCCCGTCCTGGTGGTCACCGCCCAGTCCGGCCACAAGCTCCGGGCCCTTCAGGCCGGCGCCAGGGACTTCGTCAGCAAGCCCTTCGACCTGGCCGAGGTCCTGATCCGGGTCCACAACCTGCTGGAGGTGCGCCTCCTGCAGAGGGAGGCGAGGGAGCTCTGCGAGCGCATCCAGACCCAGAAGGACGTGTCCGGGCACCTCCTGGCGGCCCTGCTGCCCCCAGGCGTCCCGGCCGCCCCTGCCGGCGGTCCCGAAGCCGCCATCCGCGAGCGGATCGCGGAAGTGACGATGCTCTTCGCCAACCTCCAGGCATTCACCGCCTTCGCCGAAGGGGCCGGCGGGAAGGTGCTGAAGGCGGTCCTGGACGGCGTGTCCAGCGACTTCGACCAGGCCTGCCCCCCTGCCCCCGGCCTCCCCGGGCCCCGCGCGGACCGTGCCATGGCCGCGACGGGCGACGCCCGGGAACTGGTGGAGGCCGTGGGCCGGTTCAATGGGCACAATCCCTACCGGCTCGCCCTGCGCATGGGGCTGGACGCCGCCCCGACCTGA
- a CDS encoding PAS domain-containing sensor histidine kinase has protein sequence MSGIAEDRPRPAGAGKNPVGARPRGSLLKTGALQKAIFNSANFSSIATDARGVIQIFNVGAERMLGYAAAEVMNKITPADISDPREVILRARALSLELDTDITPGFEALVFKASRGIEDIYELTYIRKDGTRFPAVVSVTALRDAQGGIIGYLLIGTDNTARKQIEADQEKLAQRLRDHQFYTRSLFESNIDALITTDPSGIITDVNKQMEALTNCTRDELIGAPFRKFFTDPDRADASIKRVLSEKNITNYELTARALDGRETVVSFNATTLYDRDRTLQGVFAAARDITESKRMDELLQAKNTELEIARSVAEKANLAKSEFLSGMSHELRSPLNAILGFAQLMDTATPHPSASQKASLKQILNAGWYLLKLVNEILDLAVIESGTLCISVEPVSLEEVLLECRAMMEPEAMKRSLAMAFPVLDRPCFVQADRVRLKQVLLNLLSNAIKYNRKGGSVTVASTLIGSHLRLSVRDTGSGLSPELVEQLFQPFNRLGREGSAEEGTGIGLVMCKVLVELMGGRIGVESMPGAGCEFWFELGSAQPPRLAEEGADPIPGATQAVSADAAPRTLLYVEDNSANLALVEQLIERRPDLRLISAGTGARGIEMARIHHPEVILMDINLPGMSGIQALLRLREDPATAGIPVMAVSANAMLSDVQKGLALGFFRYLTKPINVTEFMEALDLALAIEPDRGLGTVG, from the coding sequence ATGTCCGGAATCGCAGAAGACCGTCCCAGGCCCGCAGGGGCAGGCAAGAACCCGGTGGGCGCGCGCCCCCGGGGCAGCCTGCTCAAGACGGGGGCCCTCCAGAAAGCGATCTTCAACAGCGCCAACTTCTCGAGCATCGCTACGGACGCCAGGGGCGTCATCCAGATCTTCAACGTGGGCGCGGAGCGCATGCTCGGCTATGCCGCCGCGGAAGTGATGAACAAGATCACCCCCGCCGACATCTCCGATCCCCGGGAAGTCATCCTGCGGGCCCGGGCCCTGAGCCTGGAGCTGGACACGGACATCACCCCGGGCTTCGAGGCCCTGGTGTTCAAGGCGTCCCGGGGCATCGAGGACATCTACGAGCTGACCTACATCCGCAAGGACGGGACCCGTTTCCCGGCCGTGGTGTCGGTCACCGCGCTGCGTGACGCCCAGGGCGGCATCATCGGCTACCTGCTCATCGGCACCGACAACACCGCCCGCAAGCAGATCGAGGCCGACCAGGAAAAGCTCGCCCAGCGCCTTCGGGACCACCAGTTCTACACGCGCTCCCTCTTCGAATCCAACATCGACGCGCTGATCACCACGGACCCGTCCGGCATCATCACGGACGTCAACAAGCAGATGGAGGCCCTCACCAACTGCACCCGCGACGAGCTGATAGGCGCACCCTTCCGGAAGTTCTTCACGGATCCGGACCGGGCCGACGCCAGCATCAAGCGCGTCCTCAGCGAGAAGAACATCACCAACTACGAGCTCACGGCGCGTGCCCTGGACGGCAGGGAGACCGTGGTCTCCTTCAACGCGACCACGCTCTACGACCGGGACCGCACCCTGCAGGGCGTCTTCGCGGCGGCGCGGGACATCACGGAAAGCAAGCGCATGGATGAGCTCCTCCAGGCCAAGAACACGGAACTGGAGATCGCCCGGTCCGTGGCCGAGAAGGCGAACCTCGCCAAATCCGAGTTCCTCTCCGGCATGAGCCACGAGCTGCGCTCGCCCCTGAACGCCATCCTCGGGTTCGCCCAGCTGATGGACACCGCCACGCCCCATCCGAGCGCCTCCCAGAAGGCCAGCCTCAAGCAGATCCTGAACGCCGGCTGGTACCTCCTGAAGCTGGTCAACGAGATCCTCGACCTGGCGGTGATCGAGTCGGGAACCCTCTGCATCTCGGTGGAACCTGTCTCCCTCGAGGAAGTGCTCCTCGAGTGCAGGGCCATGATGGAACCCGAGGCCATGAAGCGCTCCCTGGCCATGGCCTTCCCCGTGCTGGACCGGCCCTGCTTCGTGCAGGCCGACCGGGTGCGGCTGAAGCAGGTCCTGCTCAACCTCCTGTCCAACGCCATCAAGTACAACCGCAAGGGGGGCAGCGTCACCGTGGCCTCCACCCTGATCGGAAGCCATCTGCGCCTCAGCGTCCGGGACACCGGCTCGGGCCTGTCGCCCGAACTCGTGGAACAGCTCTTCCAGCCCTTCAACCGCCTGGGCAGGGAAGGCAGCGCCGAGGAGGGCACAGGCATCGGCCTGGTGATGTGCAAGGTCCTGGTGGAACTCATGGGCGGGCGGATCGGCGTGGAATCCATGCCCGGCGCCGGCTGCGAATTCTGGTTCGAACTGGGTTCAGCCCAGCCCCCGCGCCTGGCCGAGGAGGGAGCCGACCCCATCCCGGGCGCCACCCAGGCGGTTTCCGCGGACGCGGCCCCGCGCACCCTCCTCTATGTGGAGGACAACTCGGCCAACCTCGCCCTGGTGGAACAGCTCATCGAGCGCCGCCCGGACCTGCGCCTCATCAGCGCGGGCACCGGGGCCCGGGGCATCGAGATGGCCCGGATCCACCACCCCGAGGTGATCCTCATGGACATCAACCTGCCGGGGATGTCCGGCATCCAGGCGCTGCTGCGGCTGCGCGAGGACCCGGCCACCGCGGGCATTCCCGTCATGGCCGTCAGCGCCAACGCCATGCTCAGCGATGTGCAGAAGGGGCTGGCCCTGGGGTTCTTCCGCTACCTCACCAAGCCCATCAACGTCACTGAATTCATGGAAGCATTGGACCTCGCTCTGGCCATCGAACCGGACCGGGGCCTCGGGACGGTCGGATGA
- a CDS encoding outer membrane beta-barrel protein yields the protein MRSNLFTLPILLTCLAGGSLAAQDFRLGVQGGLVLPSGDLSDSASLGLQVGGHARWDFGRGHGLMARADLTSFGRKDGYGSSSLGIGADYTYHFDRARRGVYVLAGLSAQNYSRDFPDGTSRDSGLGIDLGAGYDLDRNLGLQARFTSVNAGHDTLTALCLGVTYTF from the coding sequence GTGCGTTCCAACCTGTTCACGCTTCCCATCCTCCTCACCTGCCTCGCGGGCGGTTCCCTCGCGGCCCAGGACTTCCGCCTGGGAGTCCAGGGCGGGCTTGTCCTGCCCTCGGGCGACCTGTCCGATTCCGCGTCCCTCGGCCTCCAGGTCGGCGGGCACGCCCGGTGGGATTTCGGCCGCGGCCACGGCCTCATGGCCCGGGCCGACCTGACCTCCTTCGGCCGCAAGGACGGCTACGGGTCCTCCAGCCTGGGCATTGGGGCCGACTACACCTACCACTTCGACCGCGCCCGGCGCGGCGTGTACGTCCTCGCCGGGCTCTCCGCCCAGAACTACAGCCGGGACTTCCCCGACGGCACCTCGCGCGACAGCGGCCTGGGCATCGACCTGGGCGCCGGCTACGACCTGGACCGGAACCTCGGCCTGCAGGCCCGGTTCACGTCGGTCAACGCCGGGCACGACACCCTGACGGCGCTCTGCCTCGGCGTCACCTACACCTTCTGA